The Bacteroides sp. DNA segment GAGATACTGGAGGTGGATGTGGGGAACATGGTTACTGTTGACTCATACATCGGGGTGATGAAACGTGGGCCTGAGAAGATGGCCCCGGCAAATGCAGCCAAAAAACCAATGATTGCCAAATGCTTCCACCAGCGGATGATGAAAAGGAAAACATTGGTTGAATCAAAATCCTTCTTGCTTTGGTCCATTAGAATGTTGTTTGGGTCTGTTTAATAAAAAAACGAAAGGCAGGGAGATTTATTTATGCCCCGCCAAAGATAAATAAAAATGTAGTTTTTATCCGTTCGAAACCAGTCACCCTTTTTGCTGGGCCTCTGGCGGTTCACCATAACGCATGATACTGACAAATTGGCCTATGCGGAAAAACCTGATAGCCATTGCCAGCAGCAAACTGGCCCCTCCCATGATGACCAGATTGATGATCCAGGAAAATGGCAACTTCTGGCTAATCAGCCCTATGACCAGCGCACCAATAATCAGGGTAAGCAGGCGCCCGATAAACGATACGTTGGGTTTCATTTTGAAGATCCTAAAAACAATGATTACTTGGGCCATTGCGACCAGGCTTTGGGTTACCAGACTGGCAAAGGCCGATCCCACCGCCTGGTGCCTGGGAATCAGCAACAGGTTAAGGCCAACATTGATCACCATGCCCGAAAGGGAGATCAGATTAAGGGCTTTCAAGCTCCCATTGGCGGTTAGCAACGTCCCGAAAATATAATTGGTAGAGGTGCCGATAAAACAAAGCATCAACAGGGCAAAGATGCGACTCGAAGCTTCCATTCGGAAGGAAAAATCGAAGCTACTTTCACCGGAGTGAATGGGATAAAGCAGGTGCATGATCTCGCTTGAGTAAAGAAAAGATCCGATGGCAAGAATAACGGCAGGCGTGATTAACAGGGTAAATGCGAGCCTGACCATTCCCTGGACTTCCTGTTTATGTTTGATCATCCGTGAAAAGATGGGGAGCAGAAGCACGGAGAACAGGAATGAGAACTGGTTTACGGCATCTAGCAAACGGTAGGCAGAGGCATAAATGCCGCTGTATTTGGCTCCTTCGGGCAACATACGCTCGAGCATGACACTGTCGACGCGGTTATAAAAGGTCATAAGCAGCCCCAGTAATGCAAATGGCAAGCTCCGCCGGATGATCATCAGCATAAAGGGCGGATCCCAG contains these protein-coding regions:
- a CDS encoding oligosaccharide flippase family protein; amino-acid sequence: MQRKFLKNLVLLLVLNLLIKPFWILGIDRAVQNTVGATEYGFYFAILNFSFLFNILLDFGINNFNNRNIAQNSHLLGKHLPNIFVLKMLLFSGYLIFTFGGAFFISYSREQMLMLGLLAFNQFLLSFILYLRSNLGGLHLFRTDSLISVLDRTLMIIIVGVLLWGNVVDEFKIKYFVFAQTFSYLLTFGITFIIVLRKAGTKIFKLSWDPPFMLMIIRRSLPFALLGLLMTFYNRVDSVMLERMLPEGAKYSGIYASAYRLLDAVNQFSFLFSVLLLPIFSRMIKHKQEVQGMVRLAFTLLITPAVILAIGSFLYSSEIMHLLYPIHSGESSFDFSFRMEASSRIFALLMLCFIGTSTNYIFGTLLTANGSLKALNLISLSGMVINVGLNLLLIPRHQAVGSAFASLVTQSLVAMAQVIIVFRIFKMKPNVSFIGRLLTLIIGALVIGLISQKLPFSWIINLVIMGGASLLLAMAIRFFRIGQFVSIMRYGEPPEAQQKG